The window TGGGGAGAAATTGGTCAAATCGATCGCGTGTGAGCGTCCTCTGACCGTACTGCTTAACTGGAAGGAAATCGTCACTCTGATGACACTAGGGTCGCGGCCAGACGCTCTGGTTCTGGGCTACCTGAAAAATCAGAGTTTTATTTCCGATCCTGACGCGCTAGACTCGGTCATCATTGACTGGGAGACCAATTCTGCCGCCGTGGTTACCCGGGAAAACATTGATCACCTTGAGTCGGCATTAAAGAAAAAGACCGTCACTTCAGGCTGTGGTCAGGGCACCATGTACGGCAACGTGATCAAACAACTGGAAAACTATCAGGTTCCGCAACGCCCGCTTAAACAGTCTCAGATTTATGCAGCCCTGGAAGCGTTAACCCATCACAATGACACGTATAAAAAAGCAGGTGCCGTGCACGGCTGTGCAATCTGCTTTGAAGATCAGGTGTTATCGTTTGTGGAAGATGTCGGTCGCCACAATGCCGTCGATACTCTGGCCGGAGAAATGTGGCTCAACAATATGAGTGGCGAGGATAAAATCTTTTACACCACAGGTCGTTTAACCTCAGAAATGGTAATCAAAGTTGCCCAGATGGGGATACCTGTCTTGCTCTCCCGCTCCGGTGTGACCCAGATGGGACTCGACCTCGCGCAACAGTTTGGCATCACAACCATTGCCAGAGCAAAAGGACTGCGTTTTCAGGTCTACAGCGGTGCAGATAAAATCGAGTTTGATGTCAAAGGACATCTGGCAGACTAATTTTCAATAACCAACATAGCCAATAACTAATAACCAATAATCAATAATCAATAGCCAAACGGCAGTTCATCGCTGCCGTCTTAACTGAATTCGCAGCACCATCACACATTTTAACCCGTTGTTCGAATAGCCTAAGCTACACTTAATTTGATAATCAATAACTTATTAAGTGAATTCGTCAATGTCGGCTATCTATCATTCTACGTTGTTACGCCCCTGGTCCGTGCTGATACTGATCAGCCTGCTGAGCTTTTCCGCTACAGCAGAGTGGCAATATGACGATGTCAACCTGGTTGCCCAGACGCCACAAAGCATACGAGATCTGGAACAGAACATCAGTGAATTGCCTGAACGGCCAATGATGGATCGCACACAGCAACAACGTGTTCAGCAGTTATTGAAAGCAACTTTACTGCAACAGCAGAACACGGTTGACGAATTTTCGACTCTGCTGGCGCACTACCAGCAGCAAGCAGATGAACTCAATTGGTTTAATCTGCAGCAAAGTTATTTAGCCCTGACCAGCTTGTCCCGCAGCAAACAACGTTTGCTTGAACTGAGTGATGTGTATACCCGCAGCGTGCTGACCGGTTTTAGTTTCTGAAGGTGCTGAACAGGCCCGGCTTGAACTGCATCAGGCTCGTTTAATGCTGCACTATCAATGGCACTGGCAAATAAGGCAGTTAGAGACTCTATGGCACAACATCAGCAGAGCGCCGCTCACTTTCTTTGGCCTGTTGATAAAAGTCGTGGTGATTTTTGGGGTCTTGTTCTGGTGGCTGGGTCACAGCCAGCCGTTGATCAAATTGTTCTGGCGTACTTACCTGCAAAACAAACAAAAACCGGCCATCTGGGCACGACTGGTGTGGTATGTGAGTAAAGCCAACCGAACGATTGCCTGGATGATAGCGCTGACCCTTGTCCTGCAGAGCCTCATT is drawn from Vibrio sp. CDRSL-10 TSBA and contains these coding sequences:
- a CDS encoding formate dehydrogenase accessory sulfurtransferase FdhD, which produces MSKLSVIKTSENPLQTMDVDVYDEYGEKLVKSIACERPLTVLLNWKEIVTLMTLGSRPDALVLGYLKNQSFISDPDALDSVIIDWETNSAAVVTRENIDHLESALKKKTVTSGCGQGTMYGNVIKQLENYQVPQRPLKQSQIYAALEALTHHNDTYKKAGAVHGCAICFEDQVLSFVEDVGRHNAVDTLAGEMWLNNMSGEDKIFYTTGRLTSEMVIKVAQMGIPVLLSRSGVTQMGLDLAQQFGITTIARAKGLRFQVYSGADKIEFDVKGHLAD